In Penicillium oxalicum strain HP7-1 chromosome VII, whole genome shotgun sequence, one DNA window encodes the following:
- a CDS encoding Peroxisomal biogenesis factor 6 — protein MDFEQYGQSSPRPRQRRKRAAKRRIRNRNPVTARLALDGQLRGNVGLLSEDLAKDLFPQQSLQDVATHDGIHYIAVSPHSPILSSVEDAAWTILPVRIHSSERSQTAISQSTVLFPDSADTLQPFVQALTKLDGSRNALQTHRSVEIRLLDVAPLHLDTVYVTVEKHLLRNHDDVQSRFGGGFSSNATSTNGVWLKNAKTLDARKPGKKTTADAEQRLTAAVREALATQRLVHMGDVLPLPLPPHPITYAPAPPARVSFCEPVSQGLLGPTTKVVLVQARSQQGNRAQPHVLPTRSALLRHVVEDEADDTSNEQFFSAAEEKAGESGAETEAVSAAEESETEGSVTSTSDDSDDSLEDMISLSAPELPQPPSGVMSSMTSATPRAGGRRMDGIHTPGSVASNFTSATMRPGRGGGKVFKVEGLLQQVPNEALHPRPRDDEDVDSFIFVDINTLAKIGCFSGDWVKIEAAEEPQQNMFASLKFGSLNNDMTEEAGDWRPVKVFGLPGLPSAKPRYAINQAGDRRSSISHLGPTRLTPSVFVPPMLLSNIENPKYLRISPMNFATATNITKPGLLHHMKNSSIKNPPLAKEVTLLKISTPLSMDRVLQPALFAGLKQYFESRRRILKSGDLVGIHVDEGLGRAVFSGTAAGEGAGPEDDITAKLSQESKSGGGREPRQVGVAWFRVGHVAPTSTEEVDEAGEDMWGGVAVIDPSSTRMVQAGSDVSRVPGNMGNGWEYWLGVKTVPKTPSEAMAPHGIVTDLPQGFTGPLQPRIRDLMAAATSPRAIQLGMKPVVILLKSQQRHIGKATVATRACADIGLHTFPIDAYDILTEGGANGGDVKTEAYLKARAERAFHCGANCTALLIKHIEVLTADRIVTAMNEILGEARVIIATTTDVEQIPEGIRSLFTHEFEMGAPEEKEREGILRNVVAERGIKLAADVDLGTVALKTAALVAGDLVDVVERAATARTARLEALAEAATKQLSGQEVCVRDVLVAGGDGARGVTKADFDFAVEAARKNFADSIGAPKIPNVSWEDVGGLTNVKDALIETIQLPLERPELFAKGMKKRSGILFYGPPGTGKTLLAKAIATEFSLNFFSVKGPELLNMYIGESEANVRRVFQRARDARPCVVFFDELDSVAPKRGNQGDSGGVMDRIVSQLLAELDGMNGGEENSGGVFVIGATNRPDLLDSALLRPGRFDKMLYLGVSDTHRKQATILEALTRKFALNPDVSLDRVAERLPLTYTGADLYALCSDAMLKAITRKSTAVDEKIRQLPGGPVSTAYFFDHLATPEDVSVTVTEEDFLSAQGELVPSVSAKELEHFERIRQTFESVDKKQDTANNGSQTIAEAMEAFNRDTTGSPVPLGSPTSNGDGAMIGSIHGRIKGLKQWPGGAVRSPSSHSISSSKGKGKVAAGKKGKSSAVNGDSDASLEGDDEDMTDGRMEEDEEEDDYIVRTQHLANPMEEVE, from the exons ATGGATTTTGAGCAGTACGGGCAGAGCTCCCCTCGGCCTCGCCAGCGGCGGAAACGCGCCGCCAAAAGGCGCATTCGAAATAGAAACCCGGTGACTGCACGACTGGCGCTAGATGGACAGCTGCGTGGCAATGTCGGTCTCCTATCGGAGGACTTGGCCAAGGACCTCTTCCCGCAACAATCACTTCAAG ATGTTGCGACACATGATGGGATCCATTATATAGCTGTTTCCCCGCATTCCCCGATCCTTTCTTCGGTGGAAGACGCGGCTTGGACAATCTTGCCTGTGCGAATACACAGCTCAGAGCGCTCCCAGACTGCAATCTCACAATCTACGGTCCTATTCCCCGATTCTGCCGACACGCTACAGCCCTTTGTCCAGGCGCTTACGAAGCTCGACGGGTCGCGCAATGCGCTCCAGACTCACCGGTCGGTAGAGATCCGACTGCTTGACGTGGCCCCGCTACACCTCGATACCGTGTATGTCACGGTGGAGAAACATCTGCTGCGTAACCACGACGATGTACAGAGCAGGTTTGGCGGTGGATTTTCTTCCAacgccaccagcaccaatGGAGTGTGGTTGAAAAACGCCAAAACCCTCGACGCAAGAAAACCAgggaaaaagacaaccgCGGATGCCGAGCAGCGATTGACTGCGGCCGTTCGCGAGGCATTGGCTACACAGCGACTTGTTCACATGGGCGATGTCCtgcctcttccccttcctccacACCCGATCACTTATGCGCCCGCCCCGCCGGCACGTGTATCCTTCTGCGAGCCGGTATCCCAAGGTCTTCTAGGACCAACCACAAAGGTAGTGCTTGTGCAAGCTCGTTCACAGCAGGGGAACCGGGCTCAGCCGCACGTTTTGCCCACTCGATCCGCGCTCCTGCGACACGTGGTagaagatgaagcagacGACACCTCCAATGAACAATTCTTTTCCGCCGCCGAAGAAAAGGCCGGAGAAAGTGGCGCGGAAACCGAGGCAGTGTCGGCTGCGGAGGAGTCTGAGACCGAGGGATCAGTAACCTCAACTAGTGATGATTCCGATGACTCTCTAGAAGATATGATCTCCCTCTCGGCGCCAGAGCTGCCCCAGCCACCCTCGGGTGTTATGTCCTCAATGACCTCGGCAACACCTCGCGCCGGTGGCCGGCGAATGGACGGTATTCATACCCCGGGTTCCGTAGCATCAAATTTCACTTCTGCTACCATGCGCCCCGGTCGTGGTGGCGGGAAAGTCTTCAAGGTGGAGGGTCTCTTGCAACAGGTCCCAAACGAAGCTCTGCACCCGCGACCACgcgacgacgaagatgtGGATTCGTTCATCTTTGTCGACATTAACACGCTTGCCAAGATCGGCTGCTTCTCTGGCGACTGGGTCAAAATTGAGGCCGCCGAGGAGCCGCAACAAAATATGTTCGCATCGCTCAAGTTTGGCAGTCTCAACAATGACATGACAGAGGAAGCGGGAGATTGGCGACCCGTCAAGGTGTTTGGCCTGCCCGGTCTTCCATCAGCCAAGCCACGCTACGCCATCAACCAAGCGGGCGATCGTCGCTCAAGTATCTCGCACTTGGGTCCAACACGTCTTACACCGTCGGTCTTTGTCCCTCCAATGCTGCTCAGTAATATCGAAAATCCCAAATATCTCCGCATCTCTCCAATGAATTTTGCGACTGCCACCAACATCACAAAACCGGGTCTTTTGCATCACATGAAGAATAGCTCTATCAAGAACCCACCATTGGCGAAGGAGGTCACCCTTCTCAAGATTTCCACACCCTTGTCGATGGACCGAGTTCTTCAGCCGGCCCTTTTTGCTGGGTTGAAACAGTACTTTGAGTCTCGGCGACGGATCTTGAAAAGTGGCGATCTTGTCGGTATTCACGTGGATGAAGGATTGGGCCGCGCTGTGTTTTCTGGTACAGCGGCGGGTGAAGGTGCTGGCCCAGAAGATGACATTACAGCTAAGCTGAGCCAGGAGAGCAAGTCTGGAGGTGGTCGGGAACCCCGTCAGGTTGGTGTCGCCTGGTTCCGCGTAGGCCATGTAGCCCCCACCAGCACAGAAGAAGTGGATGAAGCGGGCGAGGACATGTGGGGAGGCGTTGCGGTCATCGATCCTAGCAGCACCCGGATGGTCCAGGCGGGGAGCGATGTCAGTCGTGTGCCTGGCAACATGGGTAACGGCTGGGAGTACTGGCTTGGCGTCAAGACTGTCCCCAAGACACCTAGTGAAGCCATGGCTCCCCATGGAATTGTGACGGATCTCCCACAAGGCTTCACGGGCCCCTTACAGCCCCGGATTCGTGACTTGATGGCTGCTGCCACGAGCCCGAGGGCCATTCAGCTAGGCATGAAGCCCGTTGTCATTCTGTTGAAATCCCAGCAGCGACACATTGGCAAGGCAACTGTCGCAACACGCGCCTGTGCAGATATTGGCCTTCACACATTCCCCATCGATGCCTATGACATTCTTACCGAAGGTGGTGCGAATGGTGGTGACGTGAAGACCGAGGCATACCTCAAAGCTCGTGCCGAACGCGCGTTTCACTGCGGTGCAAACTGCACTGCTTTGCTGATAAAGCACATCGAGGTCTTGACAGCGGACCGTATTGTGACTGCTATGAATGAGATTCTTGGGGAGGCTCGAGTCATTATCGCCACCACGACTGACGTGGAGCAAATTCCAGAGGGGATTCGCAGTCTTTTCACCCACGAGTTCGAGATGGGTGCacccgaggagaaggagcgaGAGGGTATCCTACGCAACGTGGTCGCGGAGCGTGGGATTAAACTGGCTGCCGATGTCGATCTGGGAACCGTGGCACTCAAAACTGCTGCTTTGGTCGCCGGAGATCTTGTGGACGTCGTTGAGCGAGCTGCGACTGCGCGCACCGCTCGCCTCGAGGCACTTGCCGAAGCAGCAACGAAGCAGCTTTCTGGCCAAGAAGTATGCGTGAGAGATGTTCTCGTCgctggcggagatggcgcTCGTGGAGTTACAAAGGCCGATTTCGACTTTGCTGTGGAGGCGGCTCGCAAGAACTTTGCTGATTCTATCGGTGCACCTAAGATCCCCAACGTCAGCTGGGAGGACGTTGGTGGCTTGACAAACGTTAAAGATGCTCTCATTGAAACGATCCAGCTCCCTCTTGAACGCCCAGAGCTTTTTGCCAAGGGTATGAAGAAACGCAGTGGTATTCTATTCTACGGGCCTCCAGGAACTGGCAAAACACTTTTGGCCAAGGCCATTGCGACCGAGTTCTCTCTGAACTTCTTCTCAGTGAAGGGGCCAGAATTGCTCAATATGTATATTGGTGAATCTGAGGCGAATGTTCGCAGAGTCTTCCAACGTGCGCGTGACGCCCGGCCATGTGTTGTCTTCTTTGACGAGCTGGACTCTGTTGCGCCCAAGCGTGGCAACCAGGGAGACAGTGGCGGTGTCATGGATCGTATTGTCAGTCAGTTGCTCGCTGAGCTGGATGGCATGAACGGTGGCGAGGAAAACAGCGGCGGCGTCTTCGTTATCGGTGCGACCAACCGTCCTGACTTGCTGGATTCAGCCCTGCTGCGTCCAGGTCGTTTCGACAAAATGTTGTATCTGGGTGTGTCTGATACGCACCGAAAGCAGGCAACCATTCTCGAGGCCCTTACTCGAAAGTTTGCACTCAACCCGGATGTGTCTTTGGACCGTGTGGCAGAACGCCTCCCTCTCACGTATACCGGTGCTGACCTGTACGCGCTTTGCTCTGATGCCATGCTCAAAGCGATTACGAGAAAGTCGACCGCCGTCGATGAAAAGATCCGACAGCTCCCTGGTGGACCTGTCTCCACTGCTTACTTTTTTGACCACCTGGCAACACCCGAGGACGTTTCTGTGACGGTGACGGAAGAAGACTTCCTCTCCGCGCAAGGGGAACTCGTGCCCAGTGTCAG CGCCAAGGAACTAGAGCACTTTGAAAGAATCCGCCAAACATTCGAGTCGGTCGACAAGAAGCAGGATACCGCCAACAACGGTTCTCAGACGATAGCAGAGGCCATGGAAGCATTTAATCGTGACACGACTGGCTCACCTGTCCCATTGGGGTCGCCCACCAGTAATGGTGATGGCGCTATGATCGGCAGTATCCACGGCCGGATCAAGGGCTTGAAGCAATGGCCCGGTGGCGCTGTTCGCAGCCCCAGTAGCCACTCGATTAGTAGCAGCAAGGGCAAAGGCAAGGTTGCTGCTggcaagaagggcaagagTTCAGCAGTGAATGGCGACTCTGATGCCTCATTggaaggtgatgatgaagatatGACTGATGGCCggatggaagaggacgaggaagaggacgattaCATCGTTCGCACCCAACATCTTGCCAATCCCATGGAAGAGGTTGAGTAA
- a CDS encoding putative amino-acid permease — MVAPAALPVSDGAKTERDLVTSKTENRVAETSEDDRELLKLGYRAVLARGWGTFDNFACSFSALYCIGGIRVLFYIALSNGGPAALWSSWISGSILSVITAACLAEACSAYPAAGSIYYWAFRSWGGGRLGRFISYLIAAWTLVAWTAFLASDSFGVANYLLSEIVVFSPETTFPISTSDVKARAIAWAFSLAFLALATALNFLPPRMYAWVFRTGFAVIVIDMLLNFIWLPIGVSKTYGFQSAEYVFTTTYNGEGTAPGLNWVLSWFLVSSCLVGEDASGHVAEETISAKKAAAKGVFWSTVASALCGFPIIILFLFCMPPIETFYNTTAPQPFINMYALALGPRAHVVMTIVSMIGAILNTSISLVAVSRLVFAVARDGVFPFSDVLSRVSQRKQPRNAVIFIAIIAALLLCTQLPSQVAFSSLVSTSAAGSIAAYGLVGIGRAFITRGSFRPGFWDMGWFGVFAAFVTFVWNTFAFAVLCAPQYPNNAIDQDPGLFNYAIVIMGGVTVIAVFEWWRKSKNDWFRHLETPDTPSDTDTVRERDAAAPFPVQEAVV, encoded by the exons ATGGTCGCTCCCGCTGCTCTCCCCGTGTCAGACGGCGCCAAGACCGAGCGAGACTTGGTCACCTCCAAAACGGAGAATCGCGTCGCGGAGACGAGTGAGGATGATCGGGAATTGCTGAAGCTTGGCTACCGTGCAGTCTTGGCTCGTGGCTGGGGCACCTTTGACAATTTTGCCTGTTCGTTCTCGGCCTTGTACTGCATTGGAGGGATTCGAGTCCTCTTCTATATTGCCCTCAGCAATGGAGGTCCCGCTGCTCT TTGGAGCTCTTGGATTTCCGGCAGCATCCTCAGCGTGATAACCGCGGCATGTCTTGCGGAAGCCTGTTCTGCCTATCCTGCCGCAGGATCGATCTACTACTGGGCCTTTAGGTCCTGGGGTGGCGGTCGCCTGGGCCGTTTCATCTCTTATCTGATCGCTGCCTGGACACTTGTGGCGTGGACGGCCTTTCTGGCGAGTGATTCCTTCGGCGTGGCCAACTATCTCCTGTCGGAGATTGTGGTCTTCAGTCCAGAAACGACCTTCCCCATTAGCACCTCCGACGTGAAAGCCCGTGCGATTGCATGGGCCTTTTCCCTCGCATTCTTGGCGCTGGCGACGGCTCTGAATTTCCTGCCCCCTCGAATGTACGCATGGGTTTTCCGGACGGGGTTTGCAGTCATTGTCATTGACATGTTGCTCAATTTCATCTGGTTGCCTATTGGAGTGTCCAAAACATATGGGTTTCAGTCCGCCGAGTACGTTTTCACAACTACATACAATGGCGAAGGGACTGCACCCGGTTTGAATTGGGTACTTTCTTGGTTCCTCGTCTCGAGCTGTCTCGTTGGCGAAGACGCCTCGGGCCATGTGGCCGAGGAAACCATTTCCGCGAAGAAGGCGGCTGCCAAGGGCGTCTTCTGGTCAACGGTTGCTTCCGCGCTTTGCGGAttccccatcatcatcttgtTCCTGTTTTGCATGCCACCGATTGAGACGTTCTACAATACCACCGCGCCTCAGCCGTTTATCAATATGTACGCTCTCGCGCTGGGGCCTCGAGCCCATGTGGTCATGACCATCGTCTCGATGATCGGCGCAATTCTCAATACCTCGATTTCATTGGTTGCCGTCTCCCGCCTCGTCTTTGCTGTTGCCCGTGATGGTGTCTTTCCATTCAGCGACGTGCTCTCTCGGGTTTCCCAGAGAAAACAACCCCGAAACGCCGTGATTTTCATTGCGATCATCGCCGCACTCTTGCTCTGCACTCAGCTCCCTTCCCAAGTGGCATTCTCCAGCTTGGTGTCGACCTCCGCGGCGGGCTCGATCGCTGCCTACGGCCTCGTGGGGATTGGCCGGGCTTTTATCACACGGGGCTCCTTCCGTCCCGGCTTTTGGGACATGGGTTGGTTCGGGGTGTTTGCTGCCTTTGTGACTTTCGTCTGGAACACGTTTGCATTCGCAGTGCTCTGTGCCCCCCAGTATCCCAATAATGCGATTGATCAAGATCCTGGTCTGTTCAATTACGCTATTGTCATCATGGGCGGTGTCACCGTCATCGCAGTGTTTGAATGGTGGCGCAAGTCCAAGAATGACTGGTTCCGGCACCTTGAGACGCCCGACACACCATCCGACACTGATACAGTGAGGGAGCGAGATGCAGCTGCCCCCTTCCCAGTGCAAGAGGCTGTTGTTTGA